In Jeotgalibaca arthritidis, a single genomic region encodes these proteins:
- the rplW gene encoding 50S ribosomal protein L23, producing MELHDVILRPVITEASMLAMDEKKYTFEVDVRANKTLVKQAIEKVFDVEVKNVNIMNVRGKLKRMGRYQGYTKKRRKAIVTLTEASKTIELFDEE from the coding sequence ATGGAATTACATGATGTTATTTTACGCCCAGTCATCACGGAAGCATCTATGCTTGCAATGGACGAGAAGAAATATACCTTTGAAGTAGATGTTCGCGCTAATAAAACTCTAGTAAAACAAGCAATTGAAAAAGTGTTTGATGTAGAAGTTAAAAACGTGAATATTATGAATGTACGCGGAAAACTTAAACGTATGGGCCGTTACCAAGGCTATACTAAAAAACGCCGCAAAGCGATTGTTACTTTAACAGAAGCTTCAAAAACAATCGAATTATTCGACGAAGAATAA
- the rplD gene encoding 50S ribosomal protein L4, with the protein MPNVTLFKQDGTQNGEVTLNEEIFGIEPNESVVFDAIIMQRASLRQGTHAVKNRSAVRGGGRKPWRQKGTGRARQGSIRSPQWVGGGVVFGPTPRSYKYKLNKKVRRLALKSVLSEKVTEGNLLVLEGLTFDAPKTKEFAQVLSNLNVDSKVLVVVENDNDFAVLSARNLPKVTVINADGLNVLDIVSHNKVVLTQAALSKVEEALQ; encoded by the coding sequence ATGCCTAACGTAACCCTATTTAAACAAGATGGTACTCAAAATGGTGAAGTAACACTAAACGAGGAAATCTTTGGAATCGAACCAAACGAAAGTGTTGTATTTGATGCAATCATTATGCAACGCGCGTCATTAAGACAAGGAACGCACGCTGTTAAAAACCGTAGTGCAGTTCGCGGAGGCGGCCGTAAACCATGGCGTCAAAAAGGAACTGGTCGTGCTCGTCAAGGATCAATCCGTTCACCACAATGGGTTGGCGGTGGAGTGGTTTTTGGACCAACACCTCGTTCTTACAAATATAAATTAAACAAAAAAGTTCGTCGCTTAGCACTTAAATCAGTTCTTTCTGAGAAAGTTACAGAAGGAAACTTATTAGTACTTGAAGGACTAACTTTCGACGCACCAAAAACAAAAGAATTTGCACAAGTGTTATCTAACTTGAATGTAGACTCAAAAGTATTAGTAGTTGTTGAAAATGATAACGACTTTGCAGTATTATCTGCACGTAACCTTCCAAAGGTAACTGTTATCAATGCAGACGGACTAAACGTACTTGACATCGTGTCTCATAACAAAGTTGTATTGACTCAAGCTGCTCTTTCTAAGGTAGAGGAGGCTCTTCAATAA